The DNA sequence GCCTTATTGCACAAACCGATCTTATAAAAAGTAAATGCTTTCGTGTATTCCAGCTCCAGCATTTCTTCATAAGTCTCAATAGCTTTCTGGTATTGTCCCATAGCTTCATAACAGGCTGATTTATTAGCATATACTCCTACAGAGTTTGAGTTGATTGCCAACAAATAATCGTAGCCTCTTATGGCTTCATCATAATTTTTTCTGTTGAAATAGAATTGTCCGTATTCAAACCAGGCGGTTTCAGAATAAGGGAATTCATCTAAATATTCATTAAGAAAGGCTATAGCCTCCTCGCTCTTATTCAGGTCACTGAAGCACACCATACAGTTTTCCAGCGAATATTCATCCGTAGGATCTTCTTTCAGTGCTTTTCTGTAATGTTTAAGTGCGTTAAAAGGATCTCCGAGATTCACATATTCATCCGCAATAAAGTTGTGGAGAAAGTTTTCTTCTTCCTCTAATGTCAAAGCTTTTTTACAAATTTCAATGGATTTTCTGGGATTTCCTAAGCTCGAATAATATTTAGCGTAACAAACCAAAAAGTCTGTGTTCTCCATAGAAGCACCTTTCAGCTCGTTGATAAGTTCCTTCGCCATATTATAGTCTTCCCACTCCAAAAGGATCTCAAGTCTTTTGATCTTGATATCCAATGAATTGGGATGAAGCTTAAGTCCATAATTAACCGCCATATCAGCGTAATTAAAATCACCAAGCTCCAAATAATAAACAATAATGTCTTCCAACTCTTCTGTATCAAAGTAGAATTCGTCATTGTTTTCCATCATTTCCTCGAACTTTTTTACAAGTTCATTTCCAAAATACTCTTCCAATAGTGTCCTCTTTGTCGGCCTGATGTCTGAATTTGCTTACAAACCTCGGCAAACGGTTAGTTAATAATACATCTGAAACTGATATTCAAATATTTATGCAAAGTTGCAACTTTTTTTTGAATTTTCCAGTTCATAAATTTCTATTATAAAAATAGTAAAAAAAGAAAACCGATAAAAGGATTGTGGATAAAAAAATGGAAATTGGGGTTAAATTCTTATGACCAGACGTTTTCCGCTTTGTATCTCAGCATTCCACACGGTTTCGATATTTTTAATATCAACGTCTTCTGTTTCCATTTTAATTTTTCCTTCTACGGCTGCCTGATACATTTCCGGAATGATTTCAGTAAACAGCCGCGCAGATTCTTCTTTCGTCCAGCTGCCCAATCCTGATCCTGAAATCTGAATATCAGTTCCTCTGAGAATCTGTGAAGACAGTTGAGTGGTATCAC is a window from the Chryseobacterium indologenes genome containing:
- a CDS encoding tetratricopeptide repeat protein, with the translated sequence MEEYFGNELVKKFEEMMENNDEFYFDTEELEDIIVYYLELGDFNYADMAVNYGLKLHPNSLDIKIKRLEILLEWEDYNMAKELINELKGASMENTDFLVCYAKYYSSLGNPRKSIEICKKALTLEEEENFLHNFIADEYVNLGDPFNALKHYRKALKEDPTDEYSLENCMVCFSDLNKSEEAIAFLNEYLDEFPYSETAWFEYGQFYFNRKNYDEAIRGYDYLLAINSNSVGVYANKSACYEAMGQYQKAIETYEEMLELEYTKAFTFYKIGLCNKALKQPILALNAFQKSLREDPQFYLAMMEQSYLYEEMGGMSEALHYAKEATQLNENNLDYQKRLAFLFIDSGKFEESLSCLKKLVDAEPTRFYNWYAYSEVLMLVGEYEDAVTVLNSAIKKHHRAELFYQLSNCFFNLKDQDKGTESLQKALDLDPSLVKDMQKKYPFIKDEVKKVKATKVKKKN